Sequence from the Microbacterium faecale genome:
GCGGGGTTCTGCTCACGCAGCTCGAAACGCCGCTCGACGCCGGGCGGCACGCTCTCGCGCGCGCCCACGAGGCGGGTCTCACGGTGATTCTCGACCCGGCGCCCGCCGCCGCGATGCCCGACGAGGTCTGGCAGACGGTCGACATGGTTACGCCCAACGAGACCGAGGCCGCCGTGCTCACGGGGATCGCCGTCACCGACCGGGCCTCGGCGATCCGCGCGGGCGAGTGGTTCGTCGCCCGTGGCGTCGCGACCGCACTGATCACGATGGCCGGATCCGGCGCCGTCGCCGTCACCCGCGAGGGCGCCCGGGAGTACGAGCCGTTCGTCGTCGACGCCGTGGACACGACCGCCGCGGGCGACGCGTTCGCGGGAGGGTTGGCGTCCGCGCTGGCCTCCGGATCCGATCTCGACGCCGCCGTGCGCCGCGCGATGGCGACCGGCGCGATCGCGGTCACGCGGGTGGGCGCGGCGCCGAGCATCCCCACGGCCGCCGAGGTCGACGCGTTCCTCGCGGAACACTCCCCAAGACATCCGATCTCTCGATAAGGTCAAGCCATGGCTGTCACGGACGAGGCGATCGCGGGCATCAAGGACATGATCGTGTCGGGCCGGCTCGCCCCCGGCGACCGGCTGCCCCCGGAGAAGGAGCTCAGCGAGGAGCTCGGTCTGTCCCGCAGCAGCCTGCGCGAGGCGGTCAAGGCGCTCGCCGTGATCCGCGTGCTCGACGTGCGCCGCGGCGACGGCACGTACGTGACGAGCCTCGAGCCGAACCTGCTGCTCGAGGCCATGAGCTTCGTGGTCGACCTGCACCGTGACGATTCGGTGCTCGAGATCTTCGCGGTGCGGCGGATCCTCGAGCCCGCGGCCGCCGAGGCGGCCGCTCACGTGGCGACGGTCGACGACCTCGACGCGCTCGACGGTCTCATCGATGACGTCGTGAGCGAGCCTGACATTGACGTGCTCGTCGCCCACGACCTCGCCTTCCACGCGCGGATCGCGACGACGACGGGCAACTCCTACCTCGCCGGGCTGCTCGACTCGATGTCCGGGCCCACCGTGCGAGCGCGCGTCTGGCGCGGCATCACGGAGGCCGGGGCGACGAATCGGACCATCGACGAGCATCGCGCGATCGTTGGCGCGCTGCGCCGCGGCGACGCGCCCCTCGCCCACGCCCTTGCCGTCGCCCACGTCGCGGGGATCGAGCAGTGGCTGAAGGGAGCGACCGCCTGAGGCGGTGGCGGTCTCAGTGCGCGCGGGAGATCACGCGTTCCAGGGGAATGGGCGGTCGGAGTCGAGGGTCGCATCCTTGCCGACTCCCTCGAGCGAATCGGCGCCCGAGCGCACGCAGATCCACTTCATCGCCGCCGGGCTGTCCGGCAGGCAGCGAAGCGCCATCATCGTGCCGGGCGCGACGCGGACGACCGTGCCTGCGTTCAGGGGCACGATGTCCTCGCCGAGGACGATCTCACCCGTGCCGTCGAGCACGATGTAGAGCTCTTCGGAGTTCGCGTGGGAATGCCAGAACGGCGATTCGCCGCCCGGTTCGGTGGCGTTGATCGAGAGCCCCGTGTTCTCCGCGCCGAGG
This genomic interval carries:
- a CDS encoding cupin domain-containing protein; this translates as MSGYSVTQIGRLDSWSGKAFLEGDLGAENTGLSINATEPGGESPFWHSHANSEELYIVLDGTGEIVLGEDIVPLNAGTVVRVAPGTMMALRCLPDSPAAMKWICVRSGADSLEGVGKDATLDSDRPFPWNA
- a CDS encoding ribokinase; protein product: MASSHPVIVVGSVSADVTAFADRSPAPGETMFGNAFSLAAGGKGANQAMAAARAGAETFFVACVGDDPFEAIVTDALTEAGVETRYVRQIPGEGTGIAHIRVDATTGENYIVIVPRANSRLSRDHVDAAIDEIGAVGGVLLTQLETPLDAGRHALARAHEAGLTVILDPAPAAAMPDEVWQTVDMVTPNETEAAVLTGIAVTDRASAIRAGEWFVARGVATALITMAGSGAVAVTREGAREYEPFVVDAVDTTAAGDAFAGGLASALASGSDLDAAVRRAMATGAIAVTRVGAAPSIPTAAEVDAFLAEHSPRHPISR
- a CDS encoding FadR/GntR family transcriptional regulator; this translates as MAVTDEAIAGIKDMIVSGRLAPGDRLPPEKELSEELGLSRSSLREAVKALAVIRVLDVRRGDGTYVTSLEPNLLLEAMSFVVDLHRDDSVLEIFAVRRILEPAAAEAAAHVATVDDLDALDGLIDDVVSEPDIDVLVAHDLAFHARIATTTGNSYLAGLLDSMSGPTVRARVWRGITEAGATNRTIDEHRAIVGALRRGDAPLAHALAVAHVAGIEQWLKGATA